A region from the Gemmatimonadota bacterium genome encodes:
- the proS gene encoding proline--tRNA ligase, with protein sequence MADEKGLTAQAEDFSAWYNEVVQRAELADYSPVRGSMVIRPWGYGIWERMQRALDDRFKETGHENAYFPLLIPMSFIEREKEHVEGFKPELAIVTHGGGKELDEPLAIRPTSETIIYAMYAKWVQSYRDLPILLNQWCNVMRWEMRTRLFLRTSEFLWQEGHTAHATEAEAEEETLRILGIYRSFMEDWIGLAPLTGLKSESEKFAGAVRTYCLEALTLENKALQAGTSHMLGQNFSRQFGLTFQSEQGQEEFAWNTSWGVSTRMIGGMVMTHGDDKGVVVPPRLAPKQVVILPIYRNDDQRGPVLEKAESVRAALTEKGVRVQVDLREHLSPGARFYEWERKGVPFRVEIGPKDLEKGQLVVARRVELPGRERKSFLPEAEALERLPDLLEELQAALLERSRQHREANSVRGGVDSIAALGEALDGGAGFVYTGWSGDPEVEAQVKEETRATLRVIPGEEFRSASTPTRCISGAPSKMEVVWARAY encoded by the coding sequence ATGGCGGATGAGAAGGGGCTGACCGCACAGGCTGAGGACTTCAGCGCCTGGTACAACGAGGTGGTCCAGCGGGCGGAACTCGCGGACTATTCTCCGGTGCGGGGAAGCATGGTGATTCGCCCTTGGGGCTACGGGATCTGGGAGCGCATGCAACGCGCGCTCGACGACCGCTTCAAGGAAACCGGACACGAGAATGCCTACTTCCCGCTTCTGATCCCCATGAGCTTCATCGAGCGGGAGAAGGAGCATGTGGAGGGATTCAAGCCCGAGCTCGCGATCGTCACCCACGGGGGCGGCAAGGAGCTGGATGAGCCCCTGGCCATCCGCCCGACCTCGGAGACGATCATCTACGCGATGTACGCGAAGTGGGTGCAGAGCTATCGCGACCTCCCGATCCTGCTCAACCAGTGGTGCAATGTCATGCGCTGGGAGATGCGGACGCGGCTGTTCCTGCGCACCTCGGAGTTCTTGTGGCAGGAAGGACACACGGCCCACGCCACCGAGGCGGAAGCGGAAGAGGAGACGCTGCGCATCCTGGGGATCTATCGCTCGTTCATGGAGGACTGGATCGGTCTGGCGCCCCTCACAGGACTCAAGAGCGAGTCGGAGAAGTTCGCGGGCGCGGTCCGCACGTATTGCCTGGAGGCGCTCACCCTGGAGAACAAGGCGCTGCAGGCGGGCACCTCCCACATGTTGGGACAGAACTTCTCTCGTCAGTTCGGTCTGACCTTCCAGTCGGAACAAGGCCAGGAGGAATTCGCCTGGAACACCTCGTGGGGCGTCTCCACCCGGATGATCGGTGGGATGGTCATGACGCACGGCGATGACAAGGGAGTGGTGGTCCCGCCTCGATTGGCTCCCAAGCAGGTGGTCATCCTCCCGATCTATCGCAATGACGATCAGCGCGGGCCTGTGCTGGAGAAGGCCGAGTCGGTGCGTGCCGCGCTGACCGAGAAAGGGGTGCGGGTCCAGGTCGACCTGAGGGAACACCTTTCGCCCGGTGCCCGGTTCTACGAGTGGGAGCGCAAGGGCGTGCCCTTCCGCGTGGAGATCGGACCGAAGGACCTGGAGAAAGGGCAGCTGGTCGTCGCGCGTCGCGTCGAGCTTCCAGGCCGGGAACGCAAGTCCTTCCTTCCAGAGGCCGAGGCCCTCGAGCGCCTGCCGGATCTGTTGGAGGAGTTGCAGGCAGCCCTCCTCGAGCGCAGCCGCCAGCATCGGGAGGCCAATTCGGTTCGTGGCGGCGTCGATTCGATCGCGGCCCTGGGCGAGGCGCTCGACGGCGGCGCAGGCTTCGTCTACACCGGATGGAGTGGCGACCCCGAGGTGGAGGCGCAAGTGAAGGAAGAGACGCGCGCGACCCTGCGGGTCATCCCGGGGGAGGAGTTCCGCTCCGCCAGCACGCCGACGCGCTGCATCTCCGGCGCTCCCTCGAAGATGGAGGTCGTTTGGGCACGGGCGTACTGA
- the lysA gene encoding diaminopimelate decarboxylase, with protein sequence MGTGVLKPAFPRGDAGLTAGRVALADLAEHYGTPLYVYDAEIVRNRYDAVVHAFAGADPLVAYSVKANGTLALLHLLARLGAGADIVSGGELFRALRAGVPASRIVFAGVGKTEAEIVSALEAGILAFNVEGAEELDRIEASAARLGVRAGIAVRVNPDVLSPTPHEYTRTGHADTKFGVSLADTPALYRRAARSDHLDPIGIDMHIGSQITSPEPYARALEQTLHVVDALAREGIALRFFDLGGGFGVSYDGGPAMPLGDLASVVVPPVRARGLSLILEPGRFLVAEAGVLVTRVLGIKKGARKRFVITDGGMTELLRPSHYGGYHVIESVTRADGREPEPVDVVGPICETGDFLARDRSLPLPDVGELLAVRTVGAYGFTMASNYNARRRPAEVMVDGRRVDLIRTRETFEDLVRGEQIPDEAPLT encoded by the coding sequence TTGGGCACGGGCGTACTGAAGCCCGCCTTCCCACGCGGGGACGCCGGCCTGACGGCCGGCCGGGTCGCGCTGGCGGATCTGGCAGAGCACTACGGCACGCCCCTGTACGTCTACGACGCGGAGATCGTTCGGAACCGCTACGACGCGGTCGTGCACGCGTTCGCGGGGGCCGACCCGTTGGTGGCGTACTCCGTCAAAGCCAACGGGACCCTGGCGCTGCTCCACCTGCTGGCGCGGCTGGGCGCGGGAGCCGATATCGTATCGGGCGGCGAGCTGTTCCGGGCGCTGCGGGCGGGTGTTCCGGCCTCCCGCATCGTATTCGCCGGCGTCGGAAAGACGGAGGCCGAGATCGTCAGCGCCTTGGAGGCCGGCATCCTCGCCTTCAACGTGGAAGGTGCCGAAGAGCTCGATCGCATCGAAGCCAGCGCAGCGCGATTGGGGGTGAGAGCGGGTATCGCGGTGCGCGTGAATCCGGACGTGTTGTCCCCGACGCCCCACGAGTACACGCGCACGGGACACGCCGACACCAAGTTCGGCGTCTCGCTCGCCGACACTCCGGCCCTGTATCGGCGGGCCGCGCGCAGCGACCACCTGGATCCGATCGGGATCGACATGCACATCGGGTCGCAGATCACGAGCCCCGAACCCTATGCGCGGGCTCTGGAGCAGACGCTGCACGTGGTCGACGCCCTCGCGCGAGAGGGGATTGCGCTCCGGTTCTTCGACCTGGGGGGCGGGTTCGGCGTATCCTACGACGGTGGGCCTGCCATGCCGCTGGGCGACCTGGCCTCGGTGGTGGTCCCGCCCGTACGGGCTCGCGGCCTCTCCCTGATCCTGGAGCCTGGACGGTTCCTGGTCGCCGAAGCGGGCGTGCTGGTCACGCGCGTGCTGGGAATCAAGAAAGGGGCCCGCAAACGCTTTGTGATCACCGATGGCGGCATGACCGAACTGCTCCGTCCCAGCCACTACGGCGGCTACCATGTCATCGAGTCCGTGACCCGCGCCGACGGCCGGGAGCCGGAGCCGGTCGATGTGGTCGGCCCCATCTGTGAGACAGGGGACTTCCTGGCGCGGGATCGCTCGCTCCCCCTCCCAGACGTCGGGGAGCTGCTGGCCGTGCGCACGGTGGGCGCCTACGGGTTCACGATGGCATCCAACTACAACGCTCGCCGTCGGCCGGCCGAGGTGATGGTGGACGGCCGGCGTGTCGACCTCATCCGGACCCGTGAGACCTTCGAAGACCTCGTCCGCGGAGAGCAGATCCCGGACGAGGCGCCCCTAACGTGA
- the guaA gene encoding glutamine-hydrolyzing GMP synthase has protein sequence MHDRILIIDYGSQFTQLIARAVREEHVYCEIHPPTRTPEWIQEWGPKGIILAGGPSSVYGADVPTLDAALLRSGIPILGICYGMQLVAHLEGGDVIPGKREYGRADLRLSEASPLFSGFGAGTPIQVWCSHGDHVDRPPPGYRTIASTESLPVAAFRAEDRPIYGVQFHPEVAHTPEGGRILANFLFDVCGCEASWTAGTFIEDTVQGIRTRVGDRQVICGLSGGVDSSVAAALVHRAIGDQLTCVFVDTGLLRKAERETVETTFRQHMGMRLIVEDARARFLGVLEGVTDPEIKRRRIGETFIRVFEEVTARDVGQADFLVQGTLYPDVIESLSVKGPSATIKTHHNVGGLPEDMTFELIEPLRELFKDEVRAVGRELALPEMFVGRHPFPGPGLGIRVLGDVTEPRLQVLREADAIYLEEIRAAGLYDAIWQAFAVLLPVQSVGVMGDARTYENVVALRAVTSRDGMTADWYPFPHDVLARISTRIINEVTGVNRVCYDVSSKPPATIEWE, from the coding sequence GTGCACGACCGAATTCTGATCATCGACTACGGCTCGCAGTTCACCCAGCTCATTGCGCGCGCGGTGCGCGAGGAGCACGTCTACTGCGAGATCCATCCGCCCACGCGCACTCCGGAGTGGATTCAGGAGTGGGGTCCCAAGGGGATCATCCTGGCCGGGGGCCCCTCGTCGGTGTACGGTGCGGACGTGCCGACCCTCGATGCCGCGCTCCTGAGGTCGGGCATTCCGATCCTGGGAATCTGCTACGGAATGCAGCTGGTCGCCCATCTCGAGGGGGGCGACGTGATCCCTGGCAAACGAGAGTACGGGCGTGCCGATCTGCGCCTCTCCGAAGCGTCGCCCTTGTTCTCGGGATTCGGCGCGGGGACACCCATCCAGGTGTGGTGCTCGCACGGGGACCACGTGGACCGGCCTCCTCCAGGCTATCGCACCATCGCGTCGACGGAGAGCCTGCCGGTGGCGGCCTTCCGGGCGGAGGATCGCCCCATCTACGGCGTGCAGTTCCATCCCGAAGTGGCGCACACACCGGAGGGCGGGCGCATCCTCGCGAACTTCCTGTTCGACGTCTGCGGCTGCGAGGCTTCCTGGACGGCTGGCACCTTCATCGAGGATACGGTGCAGGGGATCCGTACCCGCGTCGGGGACCGTCAGGTGATCTGCGGTTTGTCTGGCGGGGTCGACTCGTCGGTGGCGGCGGCGCTGGTGCACCGCGCCATCGGCGATCAACTCACCTGCGTATTCGTCGACACGGGTCTGCTGCGCAAGGCCGAGCGAGAGACCGTCGAGACGACCTTCCGCCAGCACATGGGGATGCGCCTGATCGTCGAGGACGCGCGGGCTCGCTTCCTGGGTGTGCTCGAGGGCGTCACGGATCCCGAGATCAAGCGCAGGCGCATCGGCGAGACGTTCATTCGCGTGTTCGAAGAGGTGACCGCGCGCGATGTCGGCCAGGCCGATTTCCTCGTACAGGGCACCCTCTACCCGGACGTGATCGAGTCACTCTCGGTGAAGGGCCCCTCGGCCACCATCAAGACGCACCACAACGTCGGCGGTCTCCCCGAAGATATGACCTTCGAGCTCATCGAACCCCTGCGGGAGCTCTTCAAGGACGAAGTGCGCGCCGTGGGCCGTGAGCTGGCGCTGCCCGAGATGTTCGTGGGGCGGCATCCGTTCCCGGGGCCGGGGCTGGGCATTCGTGTGCTGGGCGACGTGACCGAGCCTCGTCTGCAGGTGCTCAGAGAGGCCGATGCCATCTACCTGGAGGAGATCCGAGCGGCGGGACTCTACGACGCCATCTGGCAGGCGTTCGCCGTGCTGCTGCCTGTGCAGTCGGTGGGAGTGATGGGGGATGCGCGTACCTACGAGAACGTGGTGGCGCTGCGGGCGGTTACATCCCGGGATGGCATGACCGCGGACTGGTATCCCTTCCCCCACGACGTGTTGGCCCGCATTTCCACGCGGATCATCAACGAGGTCACCGGCGTCAACCGGGTCTGCTACGACGTGAGTTCGAAGCCGCCTGCCACGATCGAGTGGGAGTAG
- a CDS encoding TMEM175 family protein, with protein MGVVRGAGQGERSLPKDSSGFRIRGTETTRIETFTDAAFAFALTLLVVSLEPPTDFEALIRVLRDVPAFLMSASLLMLFWWGHERWSRRYGLDDGVTVLLSCVLVFTVLVYVYPLRFISGLALSWISVLTGLPVGSGTLVIRGPADVNGLFVVYGLGFLAMSGAMAALHLHAYRRREVLGLDALEQHETRASLGAWALLGTAGLGSVLLSLWVPATWVGVPGWAYMLLPVAMPLFGARMGRRRKALMEGLDIE; from the coding sequence GTGGGAGTAGTGCGCGGCGCCGGGCAAGGCGAGCGGTCGCTCCCGAAGGACAGCAGCGGCTTCCGCATTCGCGGTACTGAGACCACGAGGATCGAGACGTTCACGGACGCGGCATTCGCCTTCGCTCTGACCCTGCTCGTAGTCTCGCTGGAGCCGCCGACGGACTTCGAGGCGCTCATCCGCGTCCTGCGCGACGTGCCCGCTTTCTTGATGAGCGCCAGCCTGCTCATGCTGTTCTGGTGGGGGCATGAGCGCTGGAGTCGACGCTACGGGTTGGACGACGGCGTCACTGTATTGCTCAGCTGCGTTTTGGTCTTCACCGTGCTGGTGTACGTGTATCCGCTCCGCTTCATCTCCGGCCTGGCGCTGTCGTGGATTTCGGTCCTGACGGGCCTCCCGGTCGGGTCGGGGACTCTGGTGATCCGAGGACCCGCGGACGTCAATGGCCTGTTCGTCGTATACGGGCTCGGCTTCCTTGCGATGAGTGGTGCCATGGCGGCCTTGCATCTGCACGCGTACCGGAGGCGGGAGGTACTGGGACTCGACGCCCTTGAACAGCACGAGACGCGCGCCTCGCTCGGTGCCTGGGCGTTGCTCGGGACTGCGGGTCTCGGATCCGTGCTGCTGTCGCTTTGGGTCCCAGCGACCTGGGTGGGCGTGCCCGGATGGGCCTACATGCTGCTTCCCGTCGCCATGCCCCTGTTCGGAGCGCGCATGGGGCGCCGGCGCAAGGCATTGATGGAGGGGCTGGACATCGAGTAG
- a CDS encoding RidA family protein, with the protein MKTRTDDHRTRAFSGVVWEGRVGYCRALRTGSLVFVTGTAPVAADGTVHAPGDPEAQARRCLDIIEEALAAVGASLSDVVRTRMFVTDISRWEDYGRAHGDRFREHPPCTTMVEVKGLIEPEMMIEIEADAVVG; encoded by the coding sequence ATGAAAACACGCACCGACGACCACCGGACCCGCGCCTTCAGCGGGGTGGTTTGGGAGGGCCGGGTCGGCTATTGCCGGGCCCTGCGGACGGGATCGCTGGTCTTCGTCACGGGCACCGCTCCGGTCGCCGCCGATGGAACCGTCCACGCACCCGGAGACCCCGAGGCCCAGGCGCGGCGTTGCCTCGACATCATCGAGGAGGCCCTCGCGGCGGTCGGCGCGTCCCTCTCCGATGTGGTTCGGACCCGCATGTTCGTCACGGATATCTCACGTTGGGAGGACTACGGGCGTGCGCACGGAGACCGCTTCCGTGAGCATCCCCCCTGCACCACGATGGTCGAGGTCAAGGGACTCATCGAGCCTGAGATGATGATCGAGATCGAGGCCGACGCGGTGGTGGGCTGA
- a CDS encoding oligopeptide transporter, OPT family, with amino-acid sequence MAHVDAPARRGLPPEAYEEVPGEAYPPYVPADQHPDEFTARALILGVVLGVVFGAANAYLGLRVGLTVSASIPAAVMAVALFRALKRGTILEANIVQTVGSAGESVAAGVIFTLPALFIWQRSDPSVVVDLMEISVIAALGGILGVLFMIPLRAYLISREHGKLPYPEGTACAEVQVAGEVGGTKARLLFEGLGVGALYQLLSNSRGLALWNESPGFNLPKKAQIGGDFTPELLGVGFIIGPRIAAIMFGGSALAWLLLIPLINAWGGTDIVYPATAPMADLASGDIWNHYIRYVGAGAVGCAGILTLIKSLPTIVESFKLGLKGSAGGRGGSVRRTEQDLPLPAVLGLAGLTTIALWLWPGVPVNLVGAVLIAVFSFFFVTVSSRIVGLIGSSSNPVSGMTIAALILTSLIWVALGLNDGSMASKASVLAVGAVVCISAAIAGDTSQDLKTGFLLGATPRLQQMGELIGVITSAAVMGVVLVVLNESYGIGTADGLPAPQATLMSLVIDGVLNASLPWGFVILGAVIAAVAELVFKLPSLAFAVGVYLPVSLMTPIFIGGLLRHALTRRYRDAGTTEDGAEILAEKREQGVLYASGLIAGAALVGVLIGGAIYGVTRFTGDPANADRWVVGHTWSEWTAWSSAVIGTLIFAGLCRLLWRAATRPMESR; translated from the coding sequence ATGGCCCACGTCGACGCACCGGCCCGCCGCGGTCTTCCCCCGGAGGCCTACGAGGAGGTTCCGGGCGAGGCCTATCCGCCCTACGTCCCCGCTGACCAGCATCCGGACGAGTTCACCGCCCGGGCCCTGATCCTGGGCGTGGTGCTGGGCGTGGTGTTCGGGGCCGCCAACGCCTACCTGGGCCTTCGCGTCGGTTTGACCGTGAGCGCCTCCATCCCGGCAGCGGTGATGGCCGTGGCCCTGTTCCGAGCGCTGAAGCGCGGCACCATTCTCGAGGCGAACATCGTGCAGACGGTCGGCTCGGCCGGGGAGTCCGTGGCCGCTGGGGTGATCTTCACGCTGCCCGCACTGTTCATCTGGCAGCGCTCCGACCCGAGCGTCGTCGTCGACCTCATGGAGATCTCGGTCATCGCGGCGCTGGGTGGCATTCTCGGCGTGCTCTTCATGATCCCGTTGCGAGCGTACCTGATCTCACGCGAACACGGGAAACTGCCCTATCCCGAGGGCACGGCCTGCGCCGAAGTGCAGGTGGCCGGCGAGGTCGGCGGAACCAAGGCACGCCTGTTGTTCGAGGGGCTGGGAGTGGGCGCCTTGTATCAACTGCTGTCCAACAGCAGGGGACTGGCGCTGTGGAACGAGTCCCCCGGATTCAACCTGCCCAAGAAGGCGCAGATCGGAGGCGACTTCACCCCCGAGCTCCTGGGCGTCGGGTTCATCATCGGGCCCCGGATCGCCGCCATCATGTTCGGGGGGAGCGCGCTTGCCTGGCTGCTGTTGATCCCCCTGATCAACGCCTGGGGAGGAACCGACATCGTCTACCCGGCCACCGCCCCGATGGCCGACCTCGCATCCGGCGACATCTGGAACCACTACATCCGCTACGTGGGCGCCGGTGCGGTGGGGTGCGCCGGGATCCTCACCTTGATCAAGAGTCTCCCCACCATCGTGGAGAGCTTCAAGCTCGGCCTGAAGGGTTCGGCGGGCGGCCGGGGCGGATCGGTGCGGCGTACCGAACAAGACCTTCCCCTCCCCGCGGTATTGGGGCTGGCCGGCCTGACGACGATCGCGCTGTGGCTGTGGCCGGGCGTGCCCGTCAACCTCGTGGGGGCCGTGCTCATCGCGGTCTTCAGCTTCTTCTTCGTCACCGTCTCCAGCCGCATCGTCGGGCTGATCGGTTCCTCGTCGAATCCCGTCTCGGGGATGACGATCGCGGCCCTGATCCTGACGTCGTTGATCTGGGTGGCCCTCGGCCTCAACGACGGCAGCATGGCCTCCAAGGCCTCCGTGCTGGCGGTCGGCGCAGTGGTCTGCATCTCGGCGGCCATCGCCGGAGACACGTCCCAGGACCTCAAGACCGGTTTCCTGCTCGGCGCCACGCCCCGGTTGCAGCAGATGGGAGAGCTGATCGGTGTCATCACCTCGGCCGCTGTCATGGGGGTGGTGTTGGTGGTGCTGAACGAGTCGTACGGCATCGGCACGGCCGACGGGTTGCCCGCACCGCAGGCGACGCTCATGAGCCTGGTCATCGACGGCGTGCTCAACGCGTCGCTCCCGTGGGGCTTCGTGATCCTCGGCGCGGTGATCGCCGCGGTCGCCGAGCTCGTCTTCAAGTTGCCCTCCCTGGCCTTCGCGGTCGGCGTCTATCTGCCGGTCTCGCTGATGACCCCCATCTTCATCGGTGGGCTGCTCCGTCACGCCCTCACCCGGCGCTACCGGGACGCAGGCACCACAGAGGACGGCGCGGAGATCCTCGCCGAGAAGCGGGAGCAGGGCGTGTTGTACGCGTCCGGCTTGATCGCGGGAGCGGCGCTGGTGGGTGTGCTGATCGGCGGCGCAATCTACGGCGTGACCCGCTTCACCGGCGACCCGGCCAACGCGGACCGATGGGTGGTTGGGCATACCTGGTCAGAATGGACCGCGTGGTCCTCCGCCGTGATCGGCACACTGATCTTCGCCGGGCTCTGCCGCCTCCTCTGGCGGGCCGCCACCCGTCCCATGGAAAGCCGATGA
- a CDS encoding M48 family metalloprotease, whose protein sequence is MFRSVPRSVRRGVPLAVLALALGCAVNPATGRRELSFVSEAQEIQMGQEADAQIVASLGLYPDSAVQRYVRDLGLSMAQDSERPNLPWTFRVVDDPVVNAFALPGGFVYITRGILTHLTSEAELMGVLGHEIGHVTAKHSVNQISRQQLYTLGLGVGMIFSETVRAFGDVAMQSLQLLFLKYGRDDESEADRLGFRYMTDRGYDPREMSRVFEMLNQVSAQSGQRIPEWLSTHPDPGRRAQTILAMADQSGQSYQGATVNRPQFLRRLDTMVFGPNPREGYFENADFFHPDLQFGVTFPSGWQTVNQKQAVQGVSPEQDAAAMLTLAEGTTSARTARDAFLGGEGIQEVARTEQRVGGLPASWAEFTAQTEDGTALHGLTAFVEHRGAVFRLLGYTTQAQWNARSQAIQGFARSFRAVNDPAVLGKQPDRIEVVQIPSAMSVSEFITRYPSTVPEPTVTLINQFFATTNLGRGELAKRVAGPR, encoded by the coding sequence ATGTTTCGGTCCGTTCCACGCTCCGTGCGCCGGGGCGTGCCCCTCGCAGTGCTCGCGTTGGCCCTGGGCTGCGCGGTCAACCCGGCCACCGGCCGGCGTGAGCTTTCGTTCGTTTCGGAAGCCCAGGAGATCCAGATGGGGCAGGAGGCCGACGCACAGATCGTCGCGTCCCTCGGGCTCTACCCGGATTCCGCGGTGCAGCGCTACGTGCGTGACCTGGGCCTCAGCATGGCACAGGACTCCGAGCGGCCGAACCTGCCCTGGACGTTCCGCGTCGTGGACGATCCGGTCGTCAACGCGTTCGCGCTGCCGGGTGGATTCGTCTACATCACGCGCGGGATCCTGACGCATCTGACGTCTGAGGCCGAGCTGATGGGTGTGCTCGGTCACGAGATCGGCCACGTCACCGCGAAGCACTCCGTGAATCAGATCAGCCGTCAGCAGCTGTACACGCTCGGTCTGGGCGTGGGCATGATCTTCTCGGAGACGGTGCGCGCCTTCGGAGACGTGGCCATGCAGAGTCTGCAGCTGCTCTTCCTGAAGTACGGCCGGGACGACGAGTCGGAGGCCGACCGCCTGGGCTTCCGCTACATGACGGACCGGGGTTACGACCCACGGGAGATGAGCCGCGTCTTCGAGATGCTGAATCAGGTGAGCGCGCAGTCCGGGCAACGGATTCCGGAGTGGCTCTCGACGCACCCGGATCCCGGCCGCCGCGCACAGACGATCCTGGCCATGGCAGACCAGTCGGGGCAGAGCTACCAAGGCGCGACCGTCAACCGGCCGCAGTTCCTGCGCAGGCTCGACACCATGGTGTTCGGTCCCAATCCTCGCGAAGGCTACTTCGAGAACGCGGACTTCTTCCACCCCGACCTGCAGTTCGGCGTGACCTTCCCGAGTGGATGGCAGACCGTCAACCAGAAGCAGGCCGTACAGGGGGTGAGCCCGGAGCAGGATGCGGCCGCCATGCTGACCCTGGCCGAAGGGACCACGTCGGCGCGCACGGCGCGGGACGCGTTCCTCGGCGGCGAGGGTATCCAGGAGGTGGCCCGAACGGAGCAACGGGTCGGGGGTCTGCCGGCATCATGGGCGGAATTCACGGCGCAGACCGAGGATGGAACTGCCCTGCACGGGCTGACGGCCTTCGTCGAACATCGCGGCGCTGTGTTCCGCCTGCTCGGCTACACCACCCAGGCTCAGTGGAATGCGCGTTCCCAGGCGATCCAGGGCTTCGCGCGCTCCTTCCGGGCCGTGAACGATCCGGCGGTCCTGGGGAAACAGCCCGACCGCATCGAAGTCGTTCAGATTCCATCGGCCATGAGCGTGTCCGAGTTCATCACGCGGTACCCCAGCACGGTGCCGGAACCCACCGTCACCTTGATCAACCAGTTCTTCGCCACCACGAACCTGGGTCGTGGGGAACTGGCGAAGAGGGTCGCCGGCCCGCGTTGA